From the genome of Triticum aestivum cultivar Chinese Spring chromosome 3B, IWGSC CS RefSeq v2.1, whole genome shotgun sequence, one region includes:
- the LOC123069735 gene encoding coatomer subunit beta-2 yields MDKPCTLLVHFDKGSAAMANEIKADLEGSDVAAKVEAMKRAIMLLLNGETLPTLFITVVRYVLPSEDHTIQKLLLLYLEIIDKRDAAGRVLPEMILICQNLRNNLQHPNEYIRGVTLRFLCRLSEPEVLEPLVPSILENLEHRHHFIRRHALSAISAIYRLPHGDQLIPDAPELVERALASEQDASARRNAFLMLCLCGQERAVAYLFSNAERVTEWPDLLQMAAVDLIRKVCRSPNRADKGRYIKIIISLLSSPSTAVVYECAGALVSLSSAPTAVRAVANTYCQLLSSQSDNNVRLILLDRLNELRTAHRDVMVDVVMDVLRALSSPNLDVKRKVLDLVLDLLTPRNVEEVVLYLKKEVVKTQSGELEKGGEYRQMLVQAIHACAVEYPEVAGSVVHLLMDFLGDTNVAAAVDVVLFVREIIETNPKLRVSMVQRLSDTFYQIRASRVCSIALWILGEYSLSLSEVESAITTIKQCLGDLPLFTLSEEGETTDSSKPTQPMVNSVTVSSRRPVVLADGTYATQSAATEAISTPPVTAGSLASTLNLRSLILSGDFFLAAVVACTLTKLVLRLEEVQPSKAEANKACTGALMVMTSILQLGLSSYLPQPIDNDSYDRIVLCVRLLCNTGDDVRKIWLQSCRQSFAKMLAEKQFRETEEMKAKSQISHAQPDDLIDFYHLKSRRGMSQLELEDEVQDDLKAATGGFSKETDDANRLNRILQLTGFSDPVYAEAFVTVHHYDIVLDVTVINRTKETLQNLCLELATMGDLKLVDRPQNYTLAPESSKQIRANIKVSSTETGVIFGNIVYETSNVMERSVVVLNDIHIDIMDYISPATCADVTFRNMWAEFEWENKVAVNTVIQDEKEFLNHVIKSTNMKCLTPPSALDGECGFLAANLYAKSVFGEDALVNISIEKQVDGKLSGYIRIRSKTQGIALSLGDKITLKQKGGS; encoded by the exons ATGGACAAGCCGTGCACGCTGCTAGTCCACTTCGACAAGGGCTCCGCCGCCATGGCGAATGAGATCAAGGCGGATCTGGAGGGCAGCGACGTCGCCGCCAAGGTCGAGGCCATGAAGCGCGCCATCATGCTCCTCCTCAATGGTGAGACCCTGCCGACGCTCTTCATCACCGTCGTCCGCTACGTCCTCCCCTCCGAGGACCACACCATCCAGAAGCTTCTGCTCCTCTACCTCGAGATCATTGACAAGCGCGACGCCGCTGGCCGCGTCCTCCCGGAGATGATCCTCATCTGCCAGAATCTCCGCAACAACCTGCAGCACCCCAATGAGTACATCCGGGGCGTCACGCTGCGGTTCCTCTGCCGCCTCTCCGAGCCGGAGGTGCTTGAGCCGCTCGTTCCTTCCATTCTCGAGAATCTCGAGCACCGCCACCACTTCATCCGCCGCCACGCGCTCTCCGCCATCTCGGCGATCTACCGCCTCCCACACGGCGACCAGCTCATCCCTGACGCTCCCGAGCTCGTTGAGCGCGCGCTCGCTTCTGAGCAGGACGCCTCCGCGCGGCGGAACGCTTTCCTCATGCTCTGCCTCTGTGGTCAGGAACGTGCTGTTGCGTACCTATTCTCCAACGCGGAACGTGTTACCGAGTGGCCCGATCTCCTGCAGATGGCCGCCGTAGACCTCATCCGCAAGGTCTGCCGCTCTCCAAACCGTGCGGACAAGGGCAGGTATATCAAGATCATAATATCCCTTCTTTCTTCTCCCAGCACAGCTGTTGTTTATGAGTGTGCTGGGGCGCTGGTGTCCCTCTCCTCGGCGCCCACTGCTGTGCGCGCTGTTGCCAACACATACTGCCAGCTCCTCTCATCGCAGAGTGACAACAATGTCCGGCTCATTCTCCTGGACCGTCTGAATGAGCTGCGCACGGCACACCGGGATGTGATGGTGGATGTAGTGATGGATGTGCTGCGTGCACTTTCCAGCCCGAACTTAGATGTCAAGAGGAAGGTGCTGGATTTAGTGCTCGATCTGCTCACTCCTCGTAATGTGGAGGAGGTGGTGCTTTACCTCAAGAAGGAAGTGGTCAAGACACAATCAGGGGAACTTGAGAAGGGTGGCGAGTACCGCCAGATGCTGGTGCAAGCGATCCATGCATGTGCTGTAGAGTACCCAGAGGTAGCTGGGTCGGTGGTGCACCTCCTCATGGACTTCCTTGGTGACACTAATGTCGCGGCAGCAGTTGATGTTGTTTTGTTTGTGCGTGAGATCATTGAGACTAATCCCAAGCTGCGTGTGTCCATGGTCCAGAGACTGAGCGATACCTTTTATCAGATCCGTGCATCCCGTGTCTGTTCAATCGCTCTCTGGATTCTTGGTGAGTACTCCCTGTCGTTATCGGAGGTCGAGAGTGCCATTACTACCATCAAGCAGTGCCTTGGGGATCTACCATTGTTCACTCTCTCAGAGGAAGGCGAGACAACTGATTCCTCCAAGCCAACCCAGCCGATGGTGAACTCTGTCACTGTGTCTTCCAGGCGGCCTGTTGTTCTTGCAGATGGCACTTACGCCACACAGAGTGCTGCTACTGAGGCCATTTCGACTCCACCAGTTACTGCTGGATCATTGGCATCGACCCTGAATCTCAGATCACTCATTCTGTCAGGTGATTTCTTCTTGGCTGCAGTTGTTGCCTGTACGCTTACCAAATTGGTATTGAGGCTGGAGGAGGTGCAGCCATCAAAGGCTGAAGCAAACAAGGCTTGTACTGGGGCCTTGATGGTCATGACATCCATTCTGCAGCTGGGGCTATCCTCGTACCTTCCCCAACCGATTGATAATGATTCATATGACAGGATCGTGCTTTGTGTGCGGCTGCTTTGCAATACTGGTGATGATGTGAGAAAGATTTGGCTGCAGTCATGTAGGCAGAGTTTTGCCAAGATGCTTGCTGAGAAGCAATTCAGGGAGACAGAGGAGATGAAAGCCAAATCACAGATCTCTCATGCCCAGCCAGATGATCTTATTGATTTCTACCACCTGAAGAGCAGAAGG GGCATGAGCCAGCTTGAGTTGGAAGATGAGGTCCAAGATGATTTGAAGGCTGCAACTGGTGGATTCAGTAAGGAAACCGATGATGCAAACAGGCTTAACCGCATTCTTCAGTTGACTGGCTTCAGTGATCCTGTATATGCTGAAGCGTTTGTGACAGTTCATCATTATGATATTGTACTTGATGTTACTGTCATAAACCGTACAAAGGAGACACTTCAGAACCTGTGTTTGGAATTAGCTACAATGGGAGACCTCAAGCTTGTTGACCGCCCTCAGAACTATACGTTGGCTCCTGAGTCAAGCAAGCAAATTCGTGCTAATATCAAGGTTTCTTCCACAGAGACTGGAGTCATATTTGGGAACATAGTCTACGAGACTTCCAATGTGATGGAAAGATCAGTGGTTGTCCTGAATGATATTCACATTGACATCATGGATTATATCTCACCTGCTACATGTGCAGATGTTACTTTCCGGAACATGTGGGCAGAATTTGAGTGGGAGAACAAG GTTGCCGTTAATACAGTAATTCAAGACGAGAAGGAATTCTTGAATCATGTTATCAAGTCAACAAACATGAAGTGTCTAACACCACC GTCTGCGCTTGATGGTGAATGCGGTTTCCTTGCCGCAAATCTTTACGCAAAGAGTGTGTTTGGAGAAGATGCTTTGGTGAACATTAGCATTGAGAAGCAAGTTGATGGCAAGCTCAGCGGTTACATCAGAATAAGGAGCAAGACCCAAGGAATTGCGCTCAGCTTGGGAGACAAGATTACCCTCAAGCAGAAGGGAGGCAGTTAA